Proteins from one Kazachstania africana CBS 2517 chromosome 1, complete genome genomic window:
- the SFH1 gene encoding Sfh1p (similar to Saccharomyces cerevisiae SFH1 (YLR321C); ancestral locus Anc_4.131): protein MSPIQQTNQQLLLPQAYLTNFHNRIRNEDDDIPLVIMAQPARGHKRAKVVNYAEFDNDLLDDLMRNNDGEDNESNSENDSEDDSMGVDDNERSETNENDTNNNNEKDKFKLKDRNLLPDIYEQDDQLNILKYPKIRETFLQSKIAMPYRLNIEPSAENQQPIVIPIHLNLEFSGNIIDDYITWDINDNTITPDEFATIYCRDLNIPISNSDDSFHHQIINTINESITSYEKFAAVKLPDLHIIINLTCNLNDKFYEDNFQWNLSDDSFTPEIFAEIIVCDLGLTRDFLPILNYSLYDSLIKIKKDWIEGNLVGSSLDVNFLNNDAAFGYLSGIRLDIDELGISWCPKVESLTQQEIQKREIEKERNLRRLKRESDRLHRRGFGSGRKRFIDDLETTMRI, encoded by the coding sequence ATGTCGCCAATTCAACAGACGAATCAGCAGTTACTTTTGCCGCAAGCTTATTTGACGAATTTCCATAACAGAAtaagaaatgaagatgacgataTACCTCTTGTTATAATGGCGCAACCTGCCAGAGGTCATAAGAGAGCTAAAGTGGTGAATTATGCCGAATTTGATAACGATCTCCTGGATGATTTGATGCGGAACAATGATGGCGAAGACAATGAAAGTAATTCGGAGAATGATAGTGAGGATGATAGCATGGGCGTggatgataatgaaaggTCTGAAAcgaatgaaaatgacactaataataataatgaaaaggaCAAGTTCAAATTAAAGGATAGAAATTTATTACCAGACATTTACGAACAGGATGATCAATtgaatatcttgaaatatcCAAAGATCAGAGAAACGTTTCTGCAGAGTAAGATTGCCATGCCATACAGATTAAATATCGAACCCTCCGCAGAAAACCAACAACCAATCGTGATACCAATACACCTAAATCTGGAATTCAGTGGGAACATTATCGATGATTACATTACTTGGGATATCAATGACAATACTATAACACCAGATGAATTTGCCACGATATATTGTAGAGATCTCAACATACCAATCTCAAACAGTGATGATTCCTTCcatcatcaaattattaacaCCATAAATGAATCTATTACAAGCTATGAGAAATTTGCCGCGGTAAAATTACCAGATTTACATATAATCATCAATTTGACCTgtaatttaaatgataaattctATGAGgacaattttcaatggaacTTGAGTGACGATTCATTCACACCCGAAATATTTGCAGAAATAATTGTATGCGATTTAGGATTAACAAGGGATTTCTTAccaatattgaattattctCTATACGAttctttgataaagatCAAAAAGGATTGGATTGAAGGTAATCTAGTCGGTAGTAGCTTGGAcgtcaatttcttgaataatgaCGCAGCATTTGGCTATTTATCCGGAATAAGACTAGACATAGACGAGCTGGGTATCAGCTGGTGTCCTAAAGTAGAAAGTTTGACGCAACAAGAGATTCAAAAGcgtgaaattgaaaaggagAGAAACTTAAGGAGATTGAAGAGAGAATCCGATAGGTTACATAGACGTGGGTTCGGCAGCGGCAGGAAACGTTTCATTGACGATTTAGAGACTACAATGAGAATATGA